A section of the Telopea speciosissima isolate NSW1024214 ecotype Mountain lineage chromosome 3, Tspe_v1, whole genome shotgun sequence genome encodes:
- the LOC122656705 gene encoding uncharacterized CRM domain-containing protein At3g25440, chloroplastic — MAFMVQFINNKRLHSIHRVIRLYQGTDFNVSPSNGDSLVQSSSAFKTAPGLPITTSFSHGSSYVRTAHHRDYKGLSPHFESLSLVTSFCSLVKRRIILIEHHNILLKCQHAKYTSNASVMLKTDNDVVRFCLDKAPPDQNRSQKKGKKRKMSRKAKLNELRFYRLKAKKKMTSPNPEVRIRYRLEKAKRKEAWLIEKLRKFEVPKAPSETYDPEVLTEEEKFYLKRTGEKKKNYVPVGRRGVFGGVVLNMHLHWKRHETVKVVCKPCKPGQVHEYAEELARLSKGIVIDIKANNTIIFYRGKNYVQPKIMSPLDTLSKNKALEKYTYEQSLEHTSQFIEKLENELEEYNKHLSRYKKGKEAASEDSAANI; from the exons ATGGCGTTTATGGTCCAATTCATCAATAATAAGAGGCTTCATTCTATCCATAGAGTCATTCGACTCTACCAAGGCACTGATTTCAATGTCTCTCCTTCTAACGG GGATTCCCTGGTCCAGTCCTCTTCTGCATTTAAGACTGCCCCAGGCCTTCCAATAACTACTTCCTTTTCACATGGTTCAAGTTATGTTAGGACTGCACACCACAGAGACTACAAGGGACTGAGCCCTCACTTTGAATCACTTTCTCTTGTAACTTCATTTTGTTCTCTTGTAAAGAGAAGAATTATTTTGATTGAGCATCATAATATTCTCCTAAAATGCCAGCATGCTAAATACACAAGCAATGCATCAGTGATGTTGAAGACAGACAATGATGTCGTCAGATTTTGTCTTGATAAGGCACCTCCTGATCAAAATAGATcccagaagaaggggaagaaacgAAAGATGTCCCGGAAAGCAAAGTTGAATGAACTCAGATTCTATCGCttaaaagcaaaaaagaagatgaCATCGCCAAATCCAGAAGTTAGGATTAGGTACAGACTTGAAAAG GCTAAGCGAAAGGAGGCATGGTTGATTGAGAAACTGAGGAAATTTGAGGTTCCTAAAGCTCCATCTGAAACATATGATCCTGAGGTTTTGACGGAGGAAGAGAAATTTTACCTCAAGCGTACTggtgaaaagaagaagaattatgtGCCAGTTGGTAGACGTGGAGTTTTTGGAGGTGTTGTTCTCAACATGCATCTCCATTGGAAGAGACATGAAACTGTTAAGGTTGTGTGTAAGCCTTGTAAACCTGGACAGGTTCATGAATATGCTGAGGAGCTTGCACGGCTAAGTAAAGGCATTGTGATTGACATAAAAGCTAACAACACCATAATATTCTATCGTGGAAAGAATTATGTGCAACCAAAGATTATGTCTCCTCTCGATACCTTATCTAAGAACAAG GCCTTGGAAAAGTACACGTATGAACAGTCCCTTGAACACACAAGCCAGTtcattgagaagttggagaacGAGCTGGAAGAGTACAATAAGCACCTTTCCCGgtacaaaaaaggaaaagaggctGCATCAGAAGATTCTGCGGCTAATATCTGA
- the LOC122656703 gene encoding probable arabinosyltransferase ARAD1: protein MSEKRMQPSRLLFCLITISLFLLMLSFVFLLQSNSSSLISESVFKLILLNNTSVVFNPNSDSDSGDKLSNSPPLPSPIISNKPNSSDLKNGCQGPYSNKETGDLGQGTNKVCDATQALLRVFMYDLHPEFHFGLLGWKGKVGQIWPDVSDLNHIPSYPGGLNLQHSIEYWLTLDLLSSNIPSVIRPCSVVRVVNSSQADIIFVPFFSSLSYNKNSKLHGSEKASSMNRMLQDKLVQFLMSQDEWKRSGGKDHLIVAHHPNSMQAARRKLRSAMFVLADFGRYSVEIANIEKDIIAPYKHVVRTIYGESVPFKKRPVLAYFQGAIYRKDGGVIRQELHHLLKDEKDVHFTFGSVHNHGISKAGQGMTSSKFCLNIAGDTPSSNRLFDAIVSHCVPVIISDKIELPFEDVLDYTEFCIFVRASDAVKKGFLLNLLRGIKQDSWTTMWEKLKAVAHHFEYQYPSQPGDAVEMIWEAVSHKRASIQFRVNRNNRLSQSQLIVRNKLVNMLMYYFSTSFLLT from the exons ATGTCAGAAAAGAGAATGCAACCCTCAAGACTTCTTTTCTGCCTGATAACCATCTCCCTGTTTCTTCTGATGCTTTCCTTTGTCTTCCTGCTTCAATCCAATAGTAGTTCATTAATATCAGAATCAGTTTTCAAGCTAATCCTTCTTAATAACACATCAGTGGTCTTCAACCCCAATAGTGACAGTGACAGTGGTGATAAACTTTCTAATTCTCCTCCGTTGCCTTCCCCAATCATCAGCAACAAACCCAACTCAAGTGACCTAAAAAATGGTTGCCAAGGTCCATACTCAAACAAGGAAACAGGGGATTTAGGACAGGGGACTAACAAGGTTTGTGATGCAACTCAGGCCCTCCTCAGGGTATTTATGTATGACCTGCATCCTGAATTTCACTTCGGTTTATTGGGGTGGAAAGGGAAAGTTGGCCAAATATGGCCTGATGTAAGTGATCTTAATCACATCCCATCATACCCTGGTGGGTTGAATTTACAACACAGCATAGAGTATTGGCTCACACTAGATCTCCTCTCATCAAACATCCCAAGTGTAATCAGGCCCTGCAGTGTAGTTAGGGTGGTGAATTCAAGTCAGGCAGATATAATTTTTGTGCCATTCTTCTCATCTTTGAGCTACAATAAAAATTCCAAGCTACATGGAAGCGAGAAAGCTAGTAGTATGAACAGGATGTTGCAGGATAAATTGGTGCAGTTCTTGATGAGTCAGGATGAATGGAAGAGATCGGGTGGGAAGGATCATCTCATTGTAGCTCACCATCCAAACAGCATGCAGGCTGCACGGAGGAAGCTGCGTTCTGCCATGTTTGTTCTTGCTGATTTTGGAAGATACTCGGTTGAGATTGCAAACATAGAGAAGGACATAATTGCTCCTTACAAGCATGTTGTGAGGACCATTTATGGTGAATCTGTCCCATTTAAGAAACGACCAGTCTTGGCGTATTTCCAGGGAGCAATTTATAGGAAAGAT GGTGGGGTCATTCGTCAAGAACTCCATCATCTTCTTAAAGATGAGAAGGATGTACACTTTACATTCGGAAGTGTGCATAATCATGGGATTAGTAAAGCTGGCCAAGGAATGACTTCATCTAAATTCTGTCTGAATATCGCTGGAGATACTCCCTCCTCAAACCGCCTCTTTGATGCTATTGTGAGCCACTGTGTACCTGTGATCATTAGCGATAAGATTGAACTCCCATTCGAGGATGTCTTGGACTATACAGAATTTTGTATCTTTGTACGTGCATCTGATGCAGTAAAGAAGGGATTCCTGCTGAATCTACTCAGGGGGATTAAGCAAGACAGTTGGACAACGATGTGGGAAAAACTGAAGGCAGTTGCACATCATTTTGAGTATCAATATCCATCCCAACCAGGTGATGCTGTGGAGATGATTTGGGAGGCTGTCTCCCATAAGAGAGCTTCCATTCAATTTAGAGTTAACAGGAACAACAGATTGAGCCAATCTCAGCTGATCGTGAGGAATAAATTG gttaaCATGCTCATGTATTACTTTTCAACTTCCTTCTtactgacatag
- the LOC122656707 gene encoding uncharacterized protein LOC122656707 has translation MGDHLVLYVDRLITPAILQSMQGDEVPGSSAEGSCTQTAVSTCEDKRVLEHDVSDEEEPLIQTLECRICQEEDHIKNLETPCACSGSLKFAHRKCVQRWCNEKGDITCEICHQPYQPGYTAPPPPPQSEETAIDISGGWTISSSPLDLHDPRLLAMAAAERHFLEAEYDEYAATNASGAAFFRSAALILMALLLLRHALTITNADGDDDLSTFFSLFLLRAAGFLLPCYIMAWAISILQRRRQSQEAAALAATEVAFVLQSGQRRGLQFTIAPGPAVTPHQEPIQ, from the exons ATGGGTGATCATTTGGTTTTGTATGTTGACCGTCTCATAACGCCAGCAATCTTGCAATCCATGCAAGGAGATGAGGTTCCGGGGTCATCTGCAGAAGGCTCTTGCACCCAGACTGCAGTTTCTACCTGTGAAGATAAGAGAGTGTTAGAGCATGATGTTTCTGATGAGGAAGAGCCACTTATTCAGACATTGGAATGCCGCATTTGCCAGGAGGAGGACCACATTAAGAACCTGGAGACCCCTTGCGCTTGTAGTGGCAGCTTGAAG TTCGCTCACAGGAAGTGTGTTCAGCGTTGGTGCAATGAGAAAGGAGATATAACATGTGAGATCTGCCACCAG CCTTATCAACCTGGGTATACTGccccaccacctcctcctcaaTCTGAAGAGACTGCCATTGATATCAG TGGAGGTTGGACAATCTCCAGTTCTCCTCTGGATTTGCATGATCCTCGTCTCTTAGCTATGGCAGCCGCAGAGCGCCATTTCCTAGAAGCTGAGTATGATGAATATGCTGCTACAAATGCCAGTGGAGCTGCATTTTTCCGTTCTGCTGCTCTGATT TTGATGGCTCTTCTGCTTTTGAGGCATGCACTGACCATCACCAATGCCGACGGGGATGATGATCtgtccactttcttttct CTCTTCTTGCTCCGGGCTGCTGGGTTTCTTTTGCCGTGTTACATTATGGCCTGGGCCATCAGTATTTTGCAGCGTCGCCGGCAAAGCCAG GAAGCGGCAGCATTGGCAGCAACAGAAGTTGCATTTGTACTACAGTCGGGCCAACGTAGAGGTCTTCAGTTCACTATTGCACCAGGTCCTGCAGTGACTCCTCATCAAGAACCAATCCAATGA